One region of Etheostoma cragini isolate CJK2018 chromosome 16, CSU_Ecrag_1.0, whole genome shotgun sequence genomic DNA includes:
- the LOC117958988 gene encoding polypyrimidine tract-binding protein 1-like produces MMMCQIFSKFGSVMKIITFTRNNQFQALLQFSDTVHAQHAKASLDGQNIYNSCCTLRIDFSKLSALNVKYNNDKSRDFTRGDLPSGEMDAGAAFGKPRPR; encoded by the exons atgatgatgtgtcaGATCTTCAGTAAGTTCGGCTCCGTGATGAAGATCATCACCTTCACCAGAAACAATCAGTTCCAGGCGCTGCTGCAGTTCAGCGACACCGTGCACGCTCAGCACGCCAAGGCC TCCCTGGACGGCCAGAACATCTATAACAGCTGCTGCACGCTGAGGATCGACTTCTCCAAACTGAGCGCGCTCAACGTGAAATACAACAACGATAAGAGCCGCGACTTCACCCGCGGCGACCTGCCGAGCGGCGAGATGGACGCCGGCGCCGCCTTCGGTAAGCCCCGCCCACGCTAA
- the ugcg gene encoding ceramide glucosyltransferase, with protein MDVLDLAMQGLAVFGFILFFVLWLMHFMSIIYVAAYLHHVDNVVSVLQYEVLLCIQDLDDPAVDVCKKLLGKYPNVDARLFIGGKKVGINPKINNLMPGYEGAKYGLVWICDSGIRVKPDTLTDLTNQMTEKVGLVHGLPYVADRQGFAATLEQVYFGTSHPRSYISANVTGIKCVTGMSCLMRKDVLDQAGGLVAFAQYIAEDYFMAKAIADRGWKFSMATQVAMQNSGSYSIGQFQSRMIRWTKLRINMLPGTVLEPVSECFLSSLIIGWAAHYVFRWDMMVFFMCHCLAWFISDYIQLTGVQGGAVCYPVPVCDWLCVLCATLCLSVIGSV; from the exons ATGGACGTGCTGGATCTTGCCATGCAGGGACTGGCCGTGTTCGGTTTCATCCTCTTCTTCGTGCTGTGGCTGATGCACTTCATGTCCATCATCTATGT agcagcatatctccaccatgTAGATAATGTGGTGTCTGTGCTGCAGTACGAGGTCCTGCTGTGTATCCAGGACCTGGACGATCCGGCTGTGGACGTCTGTAAGAAGCTGCTCGGGAAATATCCCAACGTAGACGCTCGGCTCTTCATCg GGGGGAAGAAGGTGGGAATCAACCCCAAGATCAACAACCTGATGCCGGGCTACGAGGGAGCCAAATACGGCCTGGTCTGGATCTGTGACAGCGGCATCAGAG tgaaaCCTGACACCCTGACAGATCTGACCAATCAGATGACAGAGAAGGTGGGGTTGGTCCACGGGTTGCCGTACGTCGCTGACCGCCAAGGTTTCGCCGCTACACTGGAGCAG gtgtACTTCGGGACGTCCCACCCCCGCTCCTACATCTCGGCCAACGTGACGGGGATAAAGTGTGTGACGGGCATGTCGTGTCTGATGAGGAAGGACGTGTTGGACCAGGCCGGCGGATTGGTCGCCTTCGCCCAGTACATCGCCGAGGACTACTTCATGGCTAAAGCCATCGCAGACAG agGCTGGAAGTTCTCCATGGCAACGCAGGTGGCGATGCAGAACTCAGGCTCGTACTCCATTGGTCAGTTCCAGTCCCGCATGATCAG gtggaCCAAGCTGAGGATCAACATGCTTCCTGGCACCGTGCTGGAGCCCGTCTCCGAGTGCTTCCTGTCCAGCCTCATCATTGGCTGGGCTGCTCATTATGTGTTCAG gtgGGACATGATGGTCTTCTTCATGTGTCACTGTCTCGCCTGGTTCATCTCCGACTACATCCAGCTGACAGGAGTTCAG GGCGGGGCTGTGTGCTACCCTGTGcctgtctgtgattggctgtgtgttctgtgtgctaCCCTGTGCCTGTCAGTGATTGGCT CGGTTTAG